One genomic window of Quadrisphaera setariae includes the following:
- a CDS encoding tripartite tricarboxylate transporter permease has translation MGDVAGLLEGFSTALQPMYLLYALIGVMLGTAVGVLPGIGPAMTVALLLPLTYTLEPTAAFIMFAGIYYGGMYGGSTTSILLNTPGESASIVTALEGNKMAKTGRGAAALATAAIGSFVAGTIATVALSLVAPTVARIAVKLGPADYVALAVLAFFTVAAMLGASPARGFASLALGLFIAVIGTDSLTGQQRFTLGLPTLADGIDVVVVAVGFFAVGEALHVASRLRRGPIPLVPIAGRGMTRSDWMRSWKPWLRGTAIGFPIGTIPAGGADLGTFLSYATERKLSKHKEEFGHGAIEGVAGPEAANNASAAGVLVPLLTLGLPTSATAAIILAAFQSYGIQPGPQLFQEEGQLVWALIASLYIGNVLLLVLNLPLVGLWVKVLRLPRPYLYAGILTFAALGTYAVGASIEDLVLLFVLGGIGWAMRSYGFPIAPAIVGLILGPIAEEQLRRTLAISQGDATALVTSPFAAVVYVLVVLALVGSQWLKRRQARLDAAVYAEAQREDDLVAAATKPHAPEQLDRPHRNDPDSGGTW, from the coding sequence TTGGGTGACGTCGCCGGGCTGCTCGAGGGCTTCTCCACCGCCCTGCAGCCGATGTACCTGCTCTACGCGCTCATCGGCGTGATGCTCGGCACCGCCGTCGGCGTGCTGCCCGGCATCGGGCCGGCCATGACCGTGGCGCTGCTGCTGCCGCTGACGTACACGCTGGAGCCCACCGCGGCGTTCATCATGTTCGCCGGCATCTACTACGGCGGGATGTACGGCGGGTCGACCACGTCGATCCTGCTCAACACCCCCGGCGAGTCCGCCTCGATCGTCACCGCGCTCGAGGGCAACAAGATGGCCAAGACCGGGCGCGGCGCCGCCGCGCTGGCCACCGCCGCGATCGGCTCGTTCGTGGCGGGCACCATCGCCACCGTCGCGCTGTCGCTGGTGGCGCCCACCGTGGCGCGGATCGCGGTGAAGCTCGGGCCGGCGGACTACGTGGCCCTCGCGGTGCTCGCCTTCTTCACGGTGGCCGCGATGCTGGGGGCCTCCCCCGCGCGCGGCTTCGCCTCGCTGGCCCTCGGCCTGTTCATCGCCGTCATCGGCACCGACAGCCTCACCGGACAGCAGCGCTTCACGCTCGGGCTGCCGACACTGGCGGACGGCATCGACGTCGTCGTCGTCGCGGTGGGGTTCTTCGCCGTCGGCGAGGCGCTCCACGTGGCCTCGCGGCTGCGGCGCGGGCCCATCCCGCTGGTGCCGATCGCCGGCAGGGGCATGACGCGCAGCGACTGGATGCGCTCCTGGAAGCCGTGGCTGCGCGGCACAGCCATCGGCTTCCCCATCGGCACCATCCCCGCCGGTGGAGCCGACCTCGGCACGTTCCTCTCCTACGCCACGGAGCGGAAGCTGTCCAAGCACAAGGAGGAGTTCGGGCACGGCGCCATCGAGGGCGTCGCCGGTCCGGAGGCCGCCAACAACGCCTCCGCCGCGGGCGTGCTCGTGCCGCTGCTGACCCTGGGCCTGCCCACCTCCGCGACCGCCGCGATCATCCTGGCGGCGTTCCAGAGCTACGGCATCCAGCCCGGCCCTCAGCTGTTCCAGGAGGAGGGGCAGCTCGTCTGGGCGCTCATCGCCAGCCTCTACATCGGCAACGTGCTGCTGCTCGTGCTGAACCTGCCGCTGGTGGGCCTGTGGGTGAAGGTGCTGCGCCTGCCCCGCCCGTACCTGTACGCGGGCATCCTCACCTTCGCCGCGCTCGGCACGTACGCGGTGGGCGCGTCGATCGAGGACCTCGTGCTGCTGTTCGTGCTCGGCGGCATCGGCTGGGCGATGCGCTCCTACGGCTTCCCGATCGCCCCGGCGATCGTGGGCCTCATCCTCGGCCCGATCGCCGAGGAGCAGCTGCGCCGCACCCTCGCCATCAGCCAGGGCGACGCGACGGCGCTGGTCACCAGCCCGTTCGCCGCCGTGGTGTACGTGCTCGTGGTGCTGGCGCTGGTCGGGTCGCAGTGGCTCAAGCGCCGCCAGGCGCGGCTCGACGCCGCCGTCTACGCCGAGGCGCAGCGCGAGGACGACCTCGTGGCCGCGGCCACGAAGCCGCACGCGCCGGAGCAGCTCGACCGCCCGCACCGCAACGACCCCGACAGCGGAGGTACCTGGTGA
- a CDS encoding pyridoxamine 5'-phosphate oxidase family protein, which translates to MSTSTASATPAPSPGEPLQVTDRTRFTRYGHRQVTDRAALHDVLDSALVAHVAVVREAPTPAAVVLPIASARDGESLLLHGSTGGGLLRAAAAGQTVTATVTVLDGVVYARTVFDSSMNYRCAVVYGVPTVVPDEEKEEALRVLSEHLMPGRWDEVRPPTRRELAATLVLRLPLEEASVKVRAAGASEDEAEDDAVWAGVLPLHTAVGAPRTGDDVPAGVEVPPSVTSGAHRLAGWVPPYR; encoded by the coding sequence GTGAGCACCTCCACCGCCAGCGCCACGCCCGCACCGTCGCCCGGGGAGCCGCTGCAGGTCACCGACCGCACCCGCTTCACCCGCTACGGCCACCGCCAGGTCACCGACCGGGCGGCGCTGCACGACGTGCTCGACAGCGCGCTCGTCGCCCACGTCGCCGTGGTGCGCGAGGCGCCGACGCCGGCGGCCGTCGTCCTGCCGATCGCGTCGGCTCGCGACGGCGAGTCGCTGCTGCTGCACGGCTCCACCGGCGGCGGCCTGCTGCGCGCCGCAGCGGCCGGGCAGACCGTGACCGCCACGGTGACCGTGCTCGACGGCGTGGTCTACGCCCGCACGGTGTTCGACAGCTCGATGAACTACCGCTGCGCCGTCGTCTACGGCGTGCCGACCGTGGTGCCGGACGAGGAGAAGGAGGAGGCGCTGCGCGTCCTGTCCGAGCACCTCATGCCCGGGCGCTGGGACGAGGTGCGCCCTCCCACGCGGCGCGAGCTCGCGGCGACGCTGGTCCTGCGCCTGCCGCTGGAGGAGGCCAGCGTCAAGGTCCGCGCCGCCGGGGCCAGCGAGGACGAGGCGGAGGACGACGCCGTGTGGGCCGGCGTGCTCCCCCTGCACACCGCCGTGGGCGCTCCCCGCACCGGTGACGACGTCCCGGCTGGTGTCGAGGTCCCGCCGAGCGTGACCTCCGGCGCGCACCGCCTCGCCGGCTGGGTGCCGCCCTACCGCTGA
- a CDS encoding carbon-nitrogen hydrolase family protein: MRLALLQSAGVLGDVAANLAELDERAAEAADAGAGLLLTPEMFLTGYELGAQRTAEMADRAAGGLVPAVAEVARRHGIALLVGMPERVDGQVVNSAVLVSADGEVLGHHVKTHLFGPDERDAFVPGDRPVSLFDVGGVRVAVLICYDVEFPEAVRAAAAAGAHLVAVPTAQMEPFSFIADVIIRARAWENQVYVAYANHCGREVDLAFVGLSSIVAPSGRVLAAAPPGDVTSSSLLLADVDTAVVEAGRRDNPYLVDRRLDIHPGPATT, translated from the coding sequence CTGCGCCTGGCGCTCCTGCAGTCGGCCGGCGTCCTGGGGGACGTCGCCGCCAACCTCGCCGAGCTCGACGAGCGCGCGGCGGAGGCCGCCGACGCTGGAGCCGGTCTGCTGCTGACGCCGGAGATGTTCCTCACCGGCTACGAGCTGGGCGCGCAGCGGACGGCGGAGATGGCCGACCGCGCAGCCGGCGGGCTGGTGCCGGCCGTCGCCGAGGTGGCCCGCCGGCACGGGATCGCGCTGCTGGTCGGCATGCCCGAGCGCGTCGACGGGCAGGTGGTCAACAGCGCCGTCCTCGTCAGCGCCGACGGCGAGGTGCTCGGCCACCACGTCAAGACGCACCTGTTCGGCCCGGACGAGCGCGACGCCTTCGTGCCGGGCGACCGGCCGGTGTCGCTCTTCGACGTCGGCGGGGTGAGGGTCGCCGTCCTCATCTGCTACGACGTGGAGTTCCCCGAGGCGGTGCGCGCCGCCGCCGCGGCCGGGGCGCACCTCGTGGCGGTGCCGACCGCCCAGATGGAGCCGTTCTCCTTCATCGCCGACGTGATCATCCGGGCGCGGGCCTGGGAGAACCAGGTCTACGTGGCGTACGCCAACCACTGCGGGCGCGAGGTCGACCTCGCCTTCGTGGGGCTGAGCAGCATCGTCGCGCCGAGTGGGCGCGTGCTGGCGGCGGCGCCGCCCGGTGACGTCACGTCGAGCTCGCTGCTGCTGGCCGACGTCGACACCGCCGTCGTCGAGGCGGGTCGCCGCGACAACCCCTACCTGGTCGACCGCCGGCTCGACATCCACCCCGGCCCCGCCACCACCTGA
- a CDS encoding tripartite tricarboxylate transporter TctB family protein, whose product MSTLDTPPETPAAAGAGAAPARRGRRLPVGELVVTTVLGGLGVFALVEAHTIAVPASSNAVGPRAFPYAVGAILVLSAVALLVAQLRGDRGEVEGGEDVDTSGGADWVAVAKLTGAFAALVVLVEPLGWPIAASLMFGGTAWALGARPWWRALLVAAVLNTVVHIVFTQVLGVYLPAGPLEGVVGFG is encoded by the coding sequence GTGAGCACGTTGGACACACCCCCCGAGACCCCGGCCGCGGCCGGGGCGGGTGCGGCCCCCGCGCGCCGGGGGCGCCGGCTGCCCGTCGGCGAGCTGGTCGTCACCACCGTGCTGGGCGGCCTCGGCGTGTTCGCGCTCGTCGAGGCCCACACCATCGCCGTCCCCGCGTCGTCCAACGCCGTGGGTCCGCGGGCCTTCCCCTACGCCGTGGGCGCGATCCTCGTGCTCTCGGCGGTCGCCCTGCTCGTGGCGCAGCTGCGGGGGGACCGCGGCGAGGTGGAGGGCGGCGAGGACGTCGACACCTCCGGCGGCGCCGACTGGGTGGCCGTCGCGAAGCTGACCGGTGCGTTCGCCGCGCTCGTCGTCCTCGTCGAGCCGCTGGGCTGGCCGATCGCCGCGTCGCTGATGTTCGGCGGCACCGCGTGGGCCCTCGGTGCGCGCCCGTGGTGGCGCGCCCTGCTCGTCGCCGCCGTGCTCAACACGGTGGTCCACATCGTCTTCACGCAGGTGCTCGGGGTCTACCTGCCCGCGGGCCCGCTCGAGGGGGTCGTCGGCTTTGGGTGA
- a CDS encoding universal stress protein translates to MTIVVGYVPKPEGRAALVAALEEADLRGESLHVLNTSKGDAYSDPGYATEDDLAEVKALLEESGVPYELEHRLGDQAGGAADILEAVERLSASLVVIGIRRRTPTGKLLFGSDAQTVLLQAPCQVLAVKAG, encoded by the coding sequence GTGACGATCGTCGTGGGCTACGTGCCCAAGCCCGAGGGGCGCGCCGCGCTCGTGGCGGCGCTGGAGGAGGCCGACCTGCGCGGGGAGTCCCTCCACGTGCTCAACACCTCCAAGGGCGACGCCTACTCCGACCCCGGCTACGCCACCGAGGACGACCTCGCCGAGGTGAAGGCGCTCCTGGAGGAGTCCGGCGTGCCGTACGAGCTGGAGCACCGCCTGGGCGACCAGGCCGGCGGCGCGGCCGACATCCTCGAGGCGGTGGAGCGGCTGAGCGCGTCGCTGGTGGTCATCGGCATCCGCAGGCGCACCCCCACCGGCAAGCTGCTGTTCGGCAGCGACGCCCAGACCGTGCTGCTGCAGGCGCCCTGCCAGGTGCTGGCCGTCAAGGCCGGCTGA
- a CDS encoding PLP-dependent aminotransferase family protein has translation MALAVEVLTGADWLTSGLREQATAGGHQQSTPRLVAGDEQQPEEAGVRTPVELDLPLALHRGGAARLHGQLADALRTAVREHRLPPGAQVPATRRLAEQLGVSRATVTAAYEQLVGEGFLEARHGSGTRVSQHVGALPAPRAADLGPRRRAAQRPGAVDLRPGRPDTSRLADAAWRSAWREAALADVPDDEPPPAGLPALREQVAAHLRAARGVDADPADVVVTAGTGDGLALVVHALRGRRAPRSPQRRRDLRVVVEDPGYPSSARCLLRLDAELLPVDVDDDGLRVDRLPPRGPEPFDAVLLTPSHQYPWGGVLPLERRVALLARAREAGAVVVEDDYDGEFRYGAAPLPALASLAPDLVVHLGTFSKVLSPWLRAGYLLAPPALREALAEVREDLGAPVSGVLQRALAGHLAGGGLRRHVARVRRDHAHRRDLLRQMLAEHPHLRARGAAAGLHVVVELPAGTDSAAVVAAVEAQGHLLADLAAYAVARTDLPPAVVLGYGAATVAELRGAVTALARAVPADGGCDAHLLDRRAEEG, from the coding sequence GTGGCGCTGGCGGTGGAGGTGCTCACGGGAGCAGACTGGCTGACCAGTGGCCTGCGCGAGCAGGCCACTGCCGGTGGCCACCAGCAGTCCACTCCGCGGCTGGTCGCCGGCGACGAGCAGCAGCCCGAGGAGGCCGGAGTGCGCACCCCCGTCGAGCTCGACCTCCCGCTCGCCCTCCACCGGGGCGGTGCCGCGCGACTGCACGGCCAGCTCGCCGACGCGCTGCGGACCGCCGTCCGCGAGCACCGGCTCCCTCCGGGTGCCCAGGTGCCGGCCACCCGCCGCCTGGCCGAGCAGCTGGGCGTCTCGCGCGCCACCGTCACCGCCGCCTACGAGCAGCTGGTGGGGGAGGGCTTCCTCGAGGCCCGCCACGGCAGCGGCACGCGCGTCAGCCAGCACGTCGGAGCCCTGCCGGCGCCCCGCGCCGCTGACCTCGGTCCGCGGCGGCGCGCAGCGCAGCGCCCCGGGGCGGTGGACCTGCGGCCCGGTCGCCCCGACACCTCCCGGCTCGCCGACGCCGCGTGGCGCAGCGCCTGGAGGGAGGCCGCACTGGCCGACGTCCCCGACGACGAACCGCCTCCCGCTGGTCTGCCCGCGCTGCGCGAGCAGGTCGCCGCGCACCTGCGCGCGGCGCGGGGCGTGGACGCCGACCCCGCCGACGTCGTCGTCACCGCCGGCACCGGCGACGGTCTCGCCCTCGTCGTCCACGCCCTGCGCGGCCGGCGCGCACCGCGCTCCCCGCAGCGCCGCCGCGACCTGCGCGTCGTCGTCGAAGACCCGGGGTACCCCTCCTCAGCGCGCTGCCTGCTCCGCCTGGACGCAGAGCTCCTCCCCGTGGACGTCGACGACGACGGCCTGCGCGTGGACCGCCTGCCCCCCCGCGGTCCCGAGCCCTTCGACGCCGTGCTCTTAACGCCGAGCCACCAGTACCCCTGGGGCGGCGTGCTGCCTCTGGAGCGCCGCGTCGCCCTGCTGGCGCGGGCCCGGGAGGCGGGCGCCGTCGTCGTCGAGGACGACTACGACGGCGAGTTCCGCTACGGCGCGGCGCCGCTGCCCGCCCTCGCGTCGCTGGCCCCCGACCTGGTGGTGCACCTCGGGACGTTCTCCAAGGTGCTCTCGCCGTGGCTGCGCGCGGGCTACCTCCTGGCGCCGCCGGCGCTGCGCGAGGCGCTCGCCGAGGTGCGCGAGGACCTCGGCGCCCCCGTGAGCGGCGTCCTCCAGCGCGCGCTGGCTGGCCACCTGGCCGGGGGCGGGCTGCGGCGCCACGTCGCGAGGGTGCGCCGCGACCACGCCCACCGCCGCGACCTCCTGCGGCAGATGCTGGCCGAGCACCCCCACCTGCGGGCCCGCGGGGCGGCGGCGGGCCTGCACGTGGTGGTCGAGCTGCCCGCGGGGACGGACTCCGCCGCCGTCGTCGCGGCCGTGGAGGCCCAGGGGCACCTGCTGGCGGACCTCGCCGCGTACGCGGTGGCCCGCACCGACCTGCCGCCCGCCGTCGTCCTCGGCTACGGCGCCGCGACCGTCGCCGAGCTGCGGGGGGCCGTCACCGCGCTGGCCCGCGCCGTGCCGGCGGACGGTGGGTGTGACGCCCACCTCCTCGATCGACGTGCGGAGGAGGGGTAG
- a CDS encoding ATP-binding protein codes for MRRPMPLGPQLLALQALIVLSCVVLAGFAAVSLQQRQIRDAYGDQMMAVARNAATLPDVIEAYEQPGGPGDDLQDLADLLQQASKVSFVVFLDRDGIRLSHPDPSLIGSPSTTSAAEVLEGKPFLGTQTGTLGPSLRAKVPVEDASGRILGAVSVGIVESELDDDFTEDVPWLAAWLGGAAVLGSVGSYLLTRLVRRRISGLEPDEIARLLQAREAMLHGIREGVLAVDERGRVVLVNDEACRLLDLDGRQAGGGVVGSRATDVLDPAALELLEADADAVDAPLLVGERVLLASRTPALVQGRRVGRVLTVRDRTELSGAVRELDGQRSLTTTLRAQAHEFSNHLHVLRGLLELGRTADAAALIDRLGGGGRLMSGAGLGGVEDGAVSALLMAKAALARERGAEVVVAPATRVPEGAGDDVVTVLGNLVDNALDAAGQAGRVVVEVRSTVAGGWVLTVDDDGPGVPEAQREEVFRVGVTTKAGGDGRHGQGIGLALVARIAARRGGSAAVTRSELGGARFEVVLGAAARSSSSSSELAGAGA; via the coding sequence ATGCGCCGGCCGATGCCGCTCGGCCCGCAGCTCCTCGCGCTGCAGGCCCTCATCGTGCTGTCCTGCGTGGTGCTGGCCGGCTTCGCCGCGGTCTCGCTGCAGCAGCGCCAGATCCGCGACGCGTACGGCGACCAGATGATGGCGGTCGCCCGCAACGCGGCGACCCTGCCGGACGTCATCGAGGCCTACGAGCAGCCCGGCGGTCCGGGGGACGACCTCCAGGACCTCGCGGACCTCCTGCAGCAGGCCTCGAAGGTGTCGTTCGTGGTGTTCCTCGACCGCGACGGGATCCGCCTGAGCCACCCCGACCCGTCGCTCATCGGATCGCCCAGCACGACGAGCGCCGCGGAGGTCCTGGAGGGGAAGCCGTTCCTCGGCACCCAGACCGGGACCCTCGGGCCGTCGCTGCGCGCCAAGGTGCCCGTCGAGGACGCGTCCGGCCGGATCCTCGGCGCGGTGTCGGTGGGGATCGTCGAGTCCGAGCTCGACGACGACTTCACCGAGGACGTCCCGTGGCTGGCCGCGTGGCTCGGCGGCGCCGCCGTGCTCGGGTCGGTCGGCTCCTACCTGCTCACGCGCCTGGTGCGCCGCCGGATCTCCGGTCTGGAGCCCGACGAGATCGCTCGCCTGCTGCAGGCCCGGGAGGCGATGCTCCACGGCATCCGCGAGGGCGTGCTCGCCGTGGACGAGCGCGGCAGGGTGGTGCTCGTCAACGACGAGGCCTGCCGCCTCCTCGACCTCGACGGTCGGCAGGCGGGCGGCGGCGTGGTCGGCTCGCGCGCCACCGACGTGCTCGACCCCGCCGCCCTGGAGCTCCTCGAGGCCGACGCCGACGCCGTGGACGCCCCCCTGCTCGTGGGGGAGCGCGTGCTGCTGGCCAGCCGCACCCCGGCCCTGGTGCAGGGCCGGCGCGTGGGCCGGGTGCTGACCGTGCGCGACCGCACCGAGCTGTCGGGCGCCGTGCGCGAGCTCGACGGGCAGCGCAGCCTCACCACCACCCTGCGCGCTCAGGCCCACGAGTTCAGCAACCACCTGCACGTCCTCCGCGGCCTGCTGGAGCTCGGCCGCACGGCCGACGCCGCGGCCCTCATCGACAGGCTCGGCGGCGGTGGCCGCCTGATGTCGGGCGCGGGCCTCGGCGGCGTCGAGGACGGCGCCGTGTCGGCCCTCCTCATGGCCAAGGCCGCGCTCGCCCGCGAGCGGGGTGCCGAGGTGGTCGTCGCGCCGGCCACGCGGGTGCCCGAGGGCGCTGGCGACGACGTCGTCACGGTGCTCGGCAACCTGGTCGACAACGCCCTCGACGCCGCCGGGCAGGCCGGTCGGGTGGTCGTGGAGGTGCGCAGCACCGTCGCCGGCGGTTGGGTGCTCACCGTCGACGACGACGGCCCGGGCGTGCCCGAGGCGCAGCGCGAGGAGGTGTTCCGGGTGGGGGTGACCACCAAGGCCGGCGGTGACGGCCGCCACGGCCAGGGCATCGGCCTCGCGCTGGTCGCGCGCATCGCGGCGCGCCGCGGCGGCTCCGCGGCGGTGACCCGCTCCGAGCTGGGCGGCGCGCGCTTCGAGGTGGTGCTCGGTGCGGCGGCGCGCTCGTCGTCGTCCTCCTCCGAGCTGGCGGGGGCCGGGGCGTGA
- a CDS encoding response regulator transcription factor: MSGDLDPPATVRVLVVDDDVAVASLHQAYVGTVPGFACVGVVHRGADALRAVESLAPDLVLLDVHLPDVPGTEVLRALRAGGSDVDVVVVTAARELEVVRTSMAGGVVDYLVKPFSLALFTERMQAYAAHRRALARTGATGGLGQDDVDRLLHPAGAAVSAPRTPEQLPKGLSHRSLELVVQVLRSATEPDLSAGEVAARCGMARVSARRYLEHLEQTGRAVVRPRYGVAGRPENGYAWVPR, encoded by the coding sequence GTGAGCGGGGACCTCGACCCGCCCGCGACGGTCAGGGTGCTGGTGGTCGACGACGACGTCGCCGTCGCGTCGCTGCACCAGGCGTACGTGGGCACGGTGCCCGGGTTCGCCTGCGTGGGCGTGGTGCACCGCGGCGCCGACGCGCTGCGGGCCGTGGAGTCCCTCGCGCCCGACCTCGTGCTGCTCGACGTGCACCTGCCCGACGTCCCCGGCACGGAGGTGCTGCGCGCGCTGCGGGCGGGCGGCTCCGACGTCGACGTGGTGGTGGTCACCGCTGCGCGCGAGCTGGAGGTGGTGCGCACGTCGATGGCCGGCGGGGTCGTCGACTACCTCGTCAAGCCGTTCTCGCTGGCGCTGTTCACCGAGCGCATGCAGGCGTACGCGGCCCACCGGAGGGCCCTCGCGCGCACCGGCGCCACCGGCGGTCTGGGACAGGACGACGTCGACCGGCTGCTCCACCCCGCAGGTGCGGCGGTCTCGGCGCCGCGCACCCCCGAGCAGCTGCCCAAGGGGCTCTCCCACCGCAGCCTGGAGCTGGTGGTGCAGGTGCTGCGCTCGGCCACCGAGCCCGACCTGTCGGCGGGGGAGGTGGCGGCGCGCTGCGGCATGGCCCGCGTCAGCGCCCGCCGCTACCTGGAGCACCTGGAGCAGACCGGGCGCGCGGTGGTGCGGCCGCGGTACGGCGTGGCTGGTCGCCCCGAGAACGGCTACGCCTGGGTGCCGCGCTGA
- a CDS encoding glycerophosphodiester phosphodiesterase family protein, translating to MSTPEGRRPVVVGHRGASARRPEHTRAAYELAVAEGADGVDVDLVVTADGELVVRHEAELSDTTDIADRPELAHLRTTRVVDGVSLTGWFSQDLTLAQVRLLRTRERLPELRPASAAHDGEQPVMTFAEVLALREELSVRAGREVAVWPELKHPGHFAAAGLALEPRLLAALGSSGLLDDGRDDDEPRSGSRAAAAAAVVVQCFEVAPLQRLRAAAPRLHLAQLTQPTGAPPDLRLAGDHRDYADLCTPDGLRELRGWADVLAPHLVQVEPRDARGRSGARRGSRLVDDAHAAGLAVVPYTVRPENTFLPAELRSGDGRDLAARGDVAALLRQLRDDGVDGLFTDDPAAALAAFG from the coding sequence ATGAGCACCCCTGAGGGGCGGCGGCCGGTGGTGGTCGGGCACCGCGGCGCGAGCGCGCGACGCCCCGAGCACACCCGCGCCGCCTACGAGCTGGCCGTCGCCGAGGGGGCCGACGGGGTGGACGTCGACCTCGTGGTCACCGCCGACGGCGAGCTGGTGGTCCGGCACGAGGCCGAGCTGAGCGACACCACCGACATCGCGGACCGCCCCGAGCTGGCCCACCTGCGCACCACGCGCGTGGTGGACGGGGTGTCCCTGACGGGCTGGTTCTCCCAGGACCTCACGCTCGCGCAGGTCCGCCTCCTGAGGACCCGCGAGCGGCTGCCGGAGCTGCGACCCGCCAGCGCCGCCCACGACGGCGAGCAGCCGGTGATGACGTTCGCGGAGGTGCTGGCCCTGCGCGAGGAGCTCTCGGTGCGCGCGGGCCGCGAGGTGGCGGTGTGGCCGGAGCTCAAGCACCCCGGGCACTTCGCGGCCGCGGGGCTGGCGCTGGAGCCGCGGCTGCTCGCGGCGCTGGGGTCGTCCGGGCTGCTGGACGACGGGAGGGACGACGACGAGCCGCGCAGCGGCAGCAGGGCCGCTGCCGCTGCTGCCGTCGTCGTCCAGTGCTTCGAGGTGGCGCCGCTGCAGCGGCTGCGGGCGGCCGCTCCGCGGCTGCACCTGGCCCAGCTGACGCAGCCCACGGGCGCCCCGCCGGACCTGCGGCTGGCGGGCGACCACCGCGACTACGCCGACCTGTGCACCCCCGACGGGCTGCGCGAGCTGCGCGGGTGGGCCGACGTGCTGGCCCCGCACCTCGTGCAGGTGGAGCCGCGCGACGCCCGCGGCCGGTCCGGTGCTCGCAGGGGCAGCCGGCTGGTGGACGACGCGCACGCCGCCGGGCTGGCCGTGGTGCCGTACACGGTGCGGCCGGAGAACACCTTCCTGCCCGCCGAGCTGCGCAGCGGTGACGGACGCGACCTCGCCGCGCGCGGCGACGTGGCGGCGCTGCTGCGCCAGCTGCGCGACGACGGGGTCGACGGCCTGTTCACCGACGACCCCGCCGCCGCGCTCGCGGCCTTCGGGTGA
- a CDS encoding Bug family tripartite tricarboxylate transporter substrate binding protein yields MPSTTPTRSPRSRALRAALAGVGAAALLATAACASGTASAGSGGDGAAKSVNRLEIMAPADPGGGWDQTARAMGSAIEADDLAKSVQVSNVGGAGGTVGLAELKNERSEDFLMVMGLVMVGAVETNKSQATLEDTTPLARLTSEDEIIVVPANSPYQTIADLVAAMKSEGRGVSIAGGSAGGTDNILAGMLAQEAGVPASDLNYIAYSGGGESLAALLGNQVSAGISGVGEYAKQVEAGELRALAVSGAERVDGVDAPTLKEAGYDIEFTNWRGVVAPPGISEEAEEKLEALVDDMHGSKAWTDLVATNGWTDDYLSGEEFETFLGEEQTRIAGVLKEIGLTS; encoded by the coding sequence GTGCCCAGCACCACCCCCACCCGCAGCCCCCGCTCCCGCGCCCTGCGCGCCGCGCTCGCCGGCGTCGGCGCCGCGGCCCTGCTCGCCACCGCGGCCTGCGCCTCGGGCACCGCGAGCGCCGGCTCCGGCGGTGACGGCGCGGCCAAGTCGGTCAACCGGCTCGAGATCATGGCCCCGGCTGACCCGGGCGGCGGCTGGGACCAGACCGCCCGCGCCATGGGCAGCGCCATCGAGGCCGACGACCTCGCGAAGAGCGTGCAGGTCTCCAACGTCGGCGGCGCCGGCGGGACGGTGGGCCTGGCCGAGCTCAAGAACGAGCGCAGCGAGGACTTCCTCATGGTCATGGGCCTGGTGATGGTCGGCGCCGTCGAGACCAACAAGAGCCAGGCGACGCTGGAGGACACCACGCCGCTGGCGCGCCTGACCAGCGAGGACGAGATCATCGTCGTCCCGGCGAACAGCCCCTACCAGACCATCGCGGACCTCGTGGCGGCCATGAAGAGCGAGGGCCGCGGGGTCTCCATCGCGGGCGGCTCTGCCGGCGGCACCGACAACATCCTCGCCGGGATGCTCGCCCAGGAGGCCGGTGTGCCGGCCAGCGACCTCAACTACATCGCCTACTCCGGCGGTGGCGAGTCGCTCGCGGCGCTGCTGGGCAACCAGGTCAGCGCGGGCATCTCCGGTGTCGGGGAGTACGCGAAGCAGGTGGAGGCCGGCGAGCTGCGAGCGCTGGCGGTCTCCGGGGCCGAGCGGGTGGACGGCGTCGACGCGCCGACGCTCAAGGAGGCCGGCTACGACATCGAGTTCACCAACTGGCGCGGCGTGGTGGCGCCCCCCGGCATCTCCGAGGAGGCCGAGGAGAAGCTCGAGGCGCTCGTCGACGACATGCACGGCTCGAAGGCGTGGACCGACCTCGTGGCCACCAACGGCTGGACCGACGACTACCTGTCCGGCGAGGAGTTCGAGACCTTCCTCGGCGAGGAGCAGACGCGCATCGCCGGGGTCCTCAAGGAGATCGGGCTGACCTCGTGA